From the Lathyrus oleraceus cultivar Zhongwan6 chromosome 4, CAAS_Psat_ZW6_1.0, whole genome shotgun sequence genome, one window contains:
- the LOC127137181 gene encoding protein ALP1-like — translation MGDNSNKSLDESSDDSSYESDNTSEIDIEVQHVNRSQYHIATVMAAFMVTNHVLKYIVKEKKTTSILSGQLWFIELITGNDNRFFEQLRMRKQVFQDLVCELTNNCGLTPPKHIGVEESVGIFLYMIGQPSSYRNAQERFQHSSETIHKHFNKVLEVVCKLGKKVIKHVDLVDSSQYIRDDNRYWPYFKDCIGAIDGTHIKIHVPTEKQKSFFNRKGHTSTNVMVVCDFNMCFTFALCGWERSVHDAKILMDTLRKPNLRFPYPTKDSGYPSLKGFLAPYKNARYHLTHFRLAPGFRSRNENFNYYHSSLRSVIERTFGVVKARWKVLQEMPNFKLQTQMTIIWACFALHNILRRTDSSDLDILESLENINGLQDNEQDFHEGDGNGVPTHGEWQAPTQADVRYIEEIRNTIRDQLPRNMGRQRQ, via the exons ATGGGTGACAATTCAAATAAGAGTTTGGATGAGAGTTCAGATGATAGTTCATATGAGAGTGACAATACTTCTGAAATAGATATTGAAGTCCAACATGTTAATCGAAGTCAATATCATATTGCAACGGTGATGGCTGCTTTTATGGTTACAAACCATGTTTTGAAATACATTGTCAAAGAAAAGAAAACTACGTCAATTCTCTCCGGCCAACTATGGTTTATAGAGTTGATAACAGGAAATGATAACAGGTTTTTTGAGCAACTTCGAATGAGGAAACAAGTCTTTCAGGATTTGGTATGCGAGTTAACTAATAATTGTGGGTTGACACCTCCTAAACACATTGGAGTTGAGGAAAGTGTTGGGATATTCTTATATATGATAGGGCAACCTTCCTCATATAGAAATGCGCAAGAGCGATTTCAACATTCTAGTGAGACCATTCATAAACATTTCAACAAAGTTTTAGAAGTTGTATGCAAGTTGGGGAAAAAAGTCATAAAACATGTTGATCTTGTTGACTCTTCTCAATATATCAGAGATGATAATCGATATTGGCCTTACTTCAAAGACTGTATAGGGGCAATAGATGGCACACATATTAAAATACATGTCCCAACAGAGAAACAAAAATCGTTTTTCAATAGGAAAGGACATACAAGTACTAATGTGATGGTTGTGTGTGACTTCAATATGTGCTTTACTTTTGCATTGTGTGGATGGGAAAGATCTGTTCATGATGCAAAGATTCTTATGGATACTCTTCGTAAACCTAATTTACGATTTCCTTATCCCACAAAAG ATTCAGGATACCCGTCACTTAAAGGTTTCTTGGCACCATACAAGAATGCAAGGTATCATCTTACACATTTTAGACTTGCTCCAGGATTCAGATCAAGAAATGAAAATTTTAATTATTATCATTCTAGTTTGAGAAGTGTGATTGAAAGAACTTTTGGCGTGGTAAAAGCAAGATGGAAAGTATTACAAGAAATGCCTAATTTCAAGCTTCAAACTCAAATGACTATTATTTGGGCTTGTTTTGCACTTCATAACATTTTAAGAAGAACAGACTCAAGTGACTTGGATATTCTTGAAAGTTTAGAGAACATCAATGGTTTACAAGACAATGAGCAAGATTTCCATGAAGGAGATGGAAATGGTGTACCTACTCATGGTGAATGGCAAGCTCCAACTCAAGCTGATGTTAGATATATTGAAGAAATAAGAAACACTATCAGAGACCAATTGCCAAGAAACATGGGGCGACAACGacaataa